One part of the Arabidopsis thaliana chromosome 4, partial sequence genome encodes these proteins:
- the APG8A gene encoding Ubiquitin-like superfamily protein (AUTOPHAGY 8A (APG8A); FUNCTIONS IN: APG8-specific protease activity, APG8 activating enzyme activity, Atg8 ligase activity; INVOLVED IN: autophagy; LOCATED IN: vacuolar lumen, autophagic vacuole, cytoplasm; EXPRESSED IN: 24 plant structures; EXPRESSED DURING: 15 growth stages; CONTAINS InterPro DOMAIN/s: Light chain 3 (LC3) (InterPro:IPR004241); BEST Arabidopsis thaliana protein match is: Ubiquitin-like superfamily protein (TAIR:AT4G04620.2); Has 1531 Blast hits to 1529 proteins in 269 species: Archae - 0; Bacteria - 0; Metazoa - 726; Fungi - 172; Plants - 305; Viruses - 3; Other Eukaryotes - 325 (source: NCBI BLink).): MIFACLKFAETNRIAMAKSSFKISNPLEARMSESSRIREKYPDRIPVIVEKAGQSDVPDIDKKKYLVPADLTVGQFVYVVRKRIKLGAEKAIFVFVKNTLPPTAALMSAIYEEHKDEDGFLYMTYSGENTFGSLTVA, encoded by the exons ATGATCTTTGCTTGCTTGAAATTCGCAGAGACTAATCGAATCGCAATGGCTAAGAGTTCCTTCAAGATCTCTAACCCTCTcg AGGCAAGGATGAGTGAATCTTCTCGAATCAGAGAGAAGTACCCTGACAGAATTCCC GTGATTGTGGAGAAGGCTGGACAAAGTGATGTTCCTGACATTGACAAGAAGAA GTATCTTGTACCAGCTGATCTAACAGTGGGACAATTTGTATACGTGGTTCGTAAAAGAATCAAGCTTGGAGCTGAGAAAGctatttttgtctttgttaaGAACACATTGCCTCCAACTG CTGCATTGATGTCTGCGATCTATGAAGAACACAAAGATGAGGATGGGTTCCTCTACATGACTTACAGTGGAGAGAACACTTTTGGATCTCTTACCGTTGCTTGA
- the APG8A gene encoding Ubiquitin-like superfamily protein (AUTOPHAGY 8A (APG8A); CONTAINS InterPro DOMAIN/s: Light chain 3 (LC3) (InterPro:IPR004241); BEST Arabidopsis thaliana protein match is: Ubiquitin-like superfamily protein (TAIR:AT4G04620.2); Has 30201 Blast hits to 17322 proteins in 780 species: Archae - 12; Bacteria - 1396; Metazoa - 17338; Fungi - 3422; Plants - 5037; Viruses - 0; Other Eukaryotes - 2996 (source: NCBI BLink).): MAKSSFKISNPLEARMSESSRIREKYPDRIPVIVEKAGQSDVPDIDKKKYLVPADLTVGQFVYVVRKRIKLGAEKAIFVFVKNTLPPTAALMSAIYEEHKDEDGFLYMTYSGENTFGSLTVA; this comes from the exons ATGGCTAAGAGTTCCTTCAAGATCTCTAACCCTCTcg AGGCAAGGATGAGTGAATCTTCTCGAATCAGAGAGAAGTACCCTGACAGAATTCCC GTGATTGTGGAGAAGGCTGGACAAAGTGATGTTCCTGACATTGACAAGAAGAA GTATCTTGTACCAGCTGATCTAACAGTGGGACAATTTGTATACGTGGTTCGTAAAAGAATCAAGCTTGGAGCTGAGAAAGctatttttgtctttgttaaGAACACATTGCCTCCAACTG CTGCATTGATGTCTGCGATCTATGAAGAACACAAAGATGAGGATGGGTTCCTCTACATGACTTACAGTGGAGAGAACACTTTTGGATCTCTTACCGTTGCTTGA